A window from Dermacentor albipictus isolate Rhodes 1998 colony chromosome 10, USDA_Dalb.pri_finalv2, whole genome shotgun sequence encodes these proteins:
- the CCDC53 gene encoding WASH complex subunit 3 — MDDDGLPIIGHGVDYTKVPPIQQKRTLAFLNYFLTRTTSFLNHFATVCDEKLEDLLVRIQRLEASMCILEAKLSSIPGLENVTAGATEAKPEVNDQQSTTQATAGQSQSHQSQANGPTTDTEAEPLQAAATATQPPAAPTNTVSKDPRFSKYFKMLNFGIPLGAVQIKMRQENVDPSILDNPDAPAPPGAPTSPCPADDDSSDDSSLSN, encoded by the exons ATGGACGACGATGGGCTGCCGATTATCGGGCACGGCGTTGATTATACCAAG GTCCCACCGATCCAACAGAAGCGGACTCTAGCTTTTCTCAACTATTTCCTAACAAGGACGACTTCGTTTCTCAATCATTTTGCAACTGTCTGTGATGAGAAACTGGAAGACCTACTCGTCAGAATACAGCGACTGGAAGCATCTATGTGCATCTTAGAGGCGAAA CTTTCTTCGATTCCTGGCCTCGAGAATGTAACGGCTGGTGCAACTGAAGCAAAGCCAGAGGTGAATGACCAGCAGAGTACGACGCAGGCCACGGCTGGACAGAGCCAGTCACACCAGTCGCAGGCAAATGGTCCCACAACTGACACAGAAGCTGAACCCCTCCAGGCAGCAGCCACTGCAACACAGCCTCCAGCTGCACCAACAAACACGGTCTCCAAGGATCCTAGGTTTTCAAAGTACTTCAAGATGCTCAACTTT GGTATTCCTCTGGGTGCTGTTCAAATCAAGATGCGGCAAGAGAATGTGGATCCCAGCATATTAGA CAATCCTGATGCACCAGCGCCCCCGGGTGCTCCAACTTCTCCCTGTCCCGCGGATGACGACAGCTCCGACGACAGCAGCCTGAGCAACTGA